TATAGCTGTACGTTATTTGTTAGAAATCTATCAACAACAAAAACGGTGGGAAATTGCTATCAAGCAAGCAAAAAAAATTTCGAAATGGGATAGCAAAATTTTTAAAAACATTGCTCATTATTATTGTGAATTAGCATTAAATCTACTGAATGCAGAAAATAATCACAAAGAAGCTATCCGATTATTGGATCTCGCCTTAAAATATGACAAACACTGCGTACGCGCTAATCTCATTAAGGGAAAATTAGCGATTATTAACGAAAAATGGGAACAGGCTATTGCACTCTACCAAGCCGTAAAAAAACAAGATCCTGATTATATTACAGAAACGTTAGAGCCTTTAAATCAATGCTACTTACAACATCAGTCAGGAATAATAGGCCTACTCAATTATTTACGTGAAACACTCAATGAGCATGCGCAAACTTCCATTTCATTAGCGATTGTAAAATTGATTCAAGAAAAAGATAGTAATAAAGCATTGCAATTTTTAACGCAACAATTGCAAACTAAACCTTCATTAATCGGTTTATATCAATTAGTTGATTTACATTTAGCACAAGAAAATAATCCATTAACCAATAGAAATCATTTAACCAGTTTGAAAGATCTGATTAAAAAATTAATGGAAAATAAGCCAGTTTATCGTTGTTTAAACTGCGGTTTTAATAGCAAAATGCTTGATTGGTTATGCCCTGCCTGTCGTAATTGGAGCAGCATTAAACCCTTATAAAACGTCGTTTATTGTTTTAAAAAGTTTGGAATGTTTAAAAAATTATGTTAAATTAAAACGAGATAGGCCTCGTTTAAAAATGACCCAGAAATTATTAAATTATTTTTAGATTAAAAAAAATAGGGAAGTTATTACGCTACTCTCAGATTTTCCCTCCCACATACATTTAAACATTATTGTTTCAGCTTTTAGGCTAGAAACTATTTTTACCAGTGCCTAAAAACGTCTCAATAGAACAAAAAGTCTTAAAAAGGAGATGAATAATGCCCGTATTAACCAATCATTCGGATACTCTTGAAGAAATATCAATAATCGATCACCCTCTTCAGGGTATTCATCCTCTTCATGAAGGAAATAATATTCAGATAG
The DNA window shown above is from Rickettsiella grylli and carries:
- the lapB gene encoding lipopolysaccharide assembly protein LapB, whose amino-acid sequence is MLELLFLLLPLAAASGWYAAYCQFSNLHLRKKQACNREYLRGLNYLLNEQSDKAVDTFIRILEVDTETVETHLALGVLFRRRGEIDRAIRLHQNLIARPHLSSALKLQALLALGRDYYCAGLLDRAERLFFEVIQQDDNESARIAVRYLLEIYQQQKRWEIAIKQAKKISKWDSKIFKNIAHYYCELALNLLNAENNHKEAIRLLDLALKYDKHCVRANLIKGKLAIINEKWEQAIALYQAVKKQDPDYITETLEPLNQCYLQHQSGIIGLLNYLRETLNEHAQTSISLAIVKLIQEKDSNKALQFLTQQLQTKPSLIGLYQLVDLHLAQENNPLTNRNHLTSLKDLIKKLMENKPVYRCLNCGFNSKMLDWLCPACRNWSSIKPL